A window from Roseburia sp. 499 encodes these proteins:
- a CDS encoding leucine-rich repeat domain-containing protein codes for MRKKMRKNNYEKGKENIMKKIAALLCTAVVFTAFPAEVMAAEDSTTNEASVIEEETTQNTDIAEENTTEMEVISEEKAADIVVDEAGFKWNGTVIVGYQGDAFDIVIPAKATAIGDNAFKNNDNITSVRFEQGSKVQSLRYQAFYDCDSLNSVELPTGLITIGQSAFASCGELTSVVIPDTVTVLGTGAFEYCTSLKEITIPKSVTCIGAFCFRGNPSLTTFRCESTYNLFLNYDYAFYDSNAVTIYGYVGSPAEKFAKSHKLPFVPLLDSVGIYIWQYENGLIEGGAVVNEGANAAPLLYRWLVYDVKNGQWIQASDWSSDYGIHYRPTTSGDYLVYCEVKDGAGKTFNATVGVNYRHAIKAICQMPDPNGNGYLIGIQSFNNPGYYYEMQILDCNLYMQGKDAWIYSTGKCGTQDTTLWTTWKPVPGYYWTLFNLYDASGNLVDQQCYGFTNAE; via the coding sequence ATGAGAAAGAAAATGCGAAAGAATAATTATGAAAAAGGAAAGGAGAATATTATGAAGAAAATAGCAGCATTATTATGTACAGCAGTTGTATTCACTGCGTTTCCGGCAGAGGTTATGGCTGCGGAAGATTCCACTACAAATGAAGCGTCAGTTATTGAGGAGGAAACAACGCAAAATACGGATATAGCTGAAGAAAATACAACTGAAATGGAAGTAATCAGTGAGGAAAAAGCAGCAGATATAGTGGTAGACGAAGCAGGATTTAAATGGAATGGAACCGTAATTGTCGGATATCAGGGTGATGCATTTGACATAGTGATTCCGGCAAAAGCGACTGCAATTGGGGACAATGCTTTTAAAAACAATGACAACATTACATCGGTGAGATTCGAACAGGGGTCAAAGGTACAGTCCTTGAGATACCAAGCTTTTTATGACTGCGATTCTCTTAATAGTGTAGAATTACCAACTGGGTTGATTACAATAGGGCAGTCGGCATTTGCTAGTTGTGGTGAACTTACCTCTGTTGTGATACCGGATACGGTAACAGTGCTCGGTACAGGGGCTTTCGAATACTGCACATCTTTAAAAGAGATTACAATACCCAAAAGTGTAACTTGTATTGGGGCATTTTGTTTTAGAGGTAATCCGTCGTTGACAACTTTCCGGTGTGAATCTACATACAATTTATTTCTTAATTATGATTATGCTTTTTACGATAGTAATGCAGTAACCATATATGGTTATGTTGGATCCCCAGCAGAAAAATTTGCAAAAAGCCATAAATTACCATTTGTTCCATTACTGGATTCTGTAGGAATTTATATCTGGCAGTATGAAAACGGATTGATTGAGGGTGGAGCTGTTGTGAATGAAGGAGCGAATGCTGCACCATTATTATATCGTTGGTTAGTATATGATGTGAAAAATGGACAGTGGATTCAGGCAAGTGACTGGTCAAGTGATTATGGAATTCACTATAGACCAACTACCAGTGGAGATTATTTGGTTTACTGTGAAGTAAAAGATGGTGCAGGAAAAACATTTAATGCAACAGTTGGTGTTAATTATCGTCATGCAATCAAGGCAATTTGTCAGATGCCGGATCCAAATGGAAATGGCTATCTGATTGGTATCCAGAGTTTTAATAATCCGGGATATTATTACGAAATGCAGATTTTGGATTGTAATTTGTATATGCAAGGAAAAGACGCATGGATTTATAGCACAGGAAAGTGTGGAACCCAGGATACAACCTTGTGGACAACCTGGAAACCGGTACCGGGATATTATTGGACATTGTTTAATTTGTATGATGCATCAGGTAATTTGGTGGATCAGCAGTGCTATGGATTTACGAACGCAGAATAA
- a CDS encoding DnaB-like helicase C-terminal domain-containing protein: MDNNNEKQYQGLDSAIALFSKSNIKKICLPYLKTGFPSLDEMLGGGICAGLTVLGAVSGLGKSTFSLQMAEKISKAGTPVIYFSLEMPRERIAAKAISRRIFIESGYDKNCKITASTLTNYDNIGKIDWKIVDKVRSKVKKDNSNLYIIERGEECISAKKVVEIVKEFIKNENKVPVVIVDYLQILTPESENFRASDKQNVDESIRQMTALANTEKVPILLISSLSRASYEKSVQLQDLKESGSIEYSADVVLALQFCTKGRSDGKINIDKEKSKSPREVEIVVLKQRYGNSGSEAAVKFDYYAEHDCFQEKEVEKKKKSSLSDLPERRIS; encoded by the coding sequence ATGGATAACAATAATGAAAAACAATACCAGGGACTGGATTCGGCAATTGCTTTATTTAGCAAAAGTAATATTAAAAAAATTTGTTTACCATATTTAAAAACAGGATTTCCAAGTCTGGATGAGATGCTTGGTGGAGGAATCTGTGCGGGATTGACAGTTTTAGGTGCGGTATCAGGACTGGGAAAATCAACATTTTCTTTACAGATGGCGGAGAAAATATCAAAGGCGGGAACGCCTGTTATTTACTTCTCATTGGAAATGCCGCGAGAGAGAATTGCTGCAAAGGCAATCAGCCGACGAATTTTTATTGAAAGTGGTTATGATAAGAACTGTAAGATTACGGCAAGTACATTGACAAATTATGATAATATAGGAAAAATAGATTGGAAGATTGTGGATAAAGTACGTTCCAAAGTAAAGAAGGATAATAGTAATCTTTATATCATAGAACGTGGCGAAGAATGTATTTCAGCGAAAAAAGTAGTGGAAATAGTAAAAGAATTTATTAAAAATGAAAATAAGGTTCCTGTGGTAATCGTAGATTATCTTCAGATTCTTACGCCGGAGAGTGAAAATTTTAGAGCAAGTGATAAACAGAACGTAGATGAAAGTATACGCCAGATGACTGCCTTGGCAAATACTGAAAAAGTTCCGATTCTTCTGATTAGTTCTTTGAGCCGAGCTAGTTATGAGAAGTCTGTGCAACTTCAGGATTTGAAAGAATCAGGAAGTATTGAATATTCTGCAGACGTAGTTCTTGCGTTACAGTTTTGCACAAAAGGCAGGAGTGATGGCAAGATTAACATCGACAAGGAAAAGAGTAAATCACCGCGAGAAGTGGAAATTGTTGTATTAAAGCAACGTTATGGAAACAGTGGTAGTGAAGCCGCTGTAAAGTTTGATTATTATGCGGAACATGATTGTTTTCAAGAAAAAGAAGTGGAAAAAAAGAAAAAATCATCATTAAGTGATTTGCCGGAACGGAGGATTTCATAA
- a CDS encoding VirD4-like conjugal transfer protein, CD1115 family → MNKNTYRILGKNETISNNTWITGLNNNDLIIGPSGAGKTRNYVKPNIMQCNESLIIADTKGSLYEEVGPVLKNNGYKVLLLNFNSIKDSCGYNPFDYIHYDKRRKKYSEQDIMKIAACLVPIKDKKEPFWEQAAQLYVTSMIAYILECLPKRQHTLEYVYKLYAEMHTGNFDKLFSELEKINPNSYAIQCYKLFQNNKKADKMHSSIIGILSEKLNGLIFDDALEMYRKKDKIDFTEMGKRKTAVFLTISDTDRSMDRMANLFYTQALQELCKSADTDYPDHRLPIPVRFILDDFATNVYIPDFDKIISVIRSREVSVSIILQSISQLTGLYGEANAMTIINNCDNWIYLGGQDINTANIISIKANKAQNTILNMPLNQVYLFTRGQEARRVEKYNLRDHEKYNQLPEARKECSPCT, encoded by the coding sequence ATGAATAAAAACACTTACAGAATCTTAGGAAAGAATGAAACCATCAGCAACAATACCTGGATAACAGGACTAAACAATAACGACTTAATCATCGGACCAAGTGGTGCCGGAAAAACGCGAAACTATGTAAAGCCCAATATCATGCAATGCAACGAAAGTCTTATCATTGCCGATACCAAGGGCAGTCTCTATGAAGAAGTAGGACCTGTACTGAAAAATAACGGTTACAAAGTCCTGCTGTTAAACTTCAATTCCATCAAAGATTCCTGTGGGTATAATCCATTCGATTATATCCACTATGATAAAAGAAGAAAAAAATATTCCGAACAAGATATCATGAAAATAGCTGCCTGTCTGGTTCCTATCAAGGATAAAAAGGAACCTTTCTGGGAGCAGGCAGCACAACTATATGTGACATCTATGATTGCATATATTCTGGAGTGTCTTCCAAAAAGACAGCACACCTTAGAATATGTCTACAAATTATATGCTGAGATGCACACAGGAAACTTCGACAAACTATTTTCAGAGCTTGAAAAAATCAATCCGAACAGCTATGCCATTCAATGTTACAAATTATTCCAAAATAATAAAAAAGCTGACAAAATGCATTCCAGTATTATCGGCATATTGAGTGAAAAATTAAACGGATTGATCTTCGATGATGCATTAGAAATGTATCGTAAAAAAGATAAAATTGATTTCACAGAGATGGGAAAGAGAAAAACCGCTGTGTTCCTGACAATTAGTGATACAGACCGTTCTATGGACAGAATGGCAAATCTATTCTATACACAAGCATTACAGGAACTGTGCAAAAGCGCAGATACAGATTATCCGGACCACAGACTTCCGATTCCGGTTCGTTTCATACTGGATGACTTTGCAACCAATGTGTATATTCCAGACTTTGATAAGATTATTTCTGTCATTCGTTCCAGGGAGGTCTCTGTCAGCATTATCCTGCAAAGCATCTCGCAACTTACCGGACTTTATGGAGAAGCAAACGCCATGACTATCATCAACAACTGCGACAACTGGATTTATCTTGGCGGACAGGATATTAATACAGCAAATATTATCAGTATCAAAGCAAATAAAGCCCAGAATACTATCTTAAATATGCCACTTAATCAGGTCTATCTCTTTACCCGTGGACAAGAGGCCAGAAGGGTAGAAAAATACAACCTGCGTGACCATGAAAAATATAATCAGCTTCCAGAAGCACGAAAGGAGTGTTCACCATGCACATAG
- a CDS encoding nucleotidyl transferase AbiEii/AbiGii toxin family protein — MMYLHKEDIELFQDIIITVSEKSGIEENIVEKDYYVTLLLKELAKRNSGVVFKGGTSLSKAYHVIERFSEDIDITFCEHIGVARKKKIKYELLKPISEKLGLPIDNWDMIESNKDYNHYDFLYDTMSTSGENVLRPYIKLETALMSYSYPTEEREITSIIYENLKDTEPEIIKEYGLGPFMMNTQSLIRTFIDKLFAVCDYYMNGKPTRNSRHLYDIYKLYSYITIDEKFYNLMRDVREHRANMDIKITPSARADVDIVYQVEKMIQSEFYLKDYENSTMKLIGDDIGYEEVLQCYSKVMHELF, encoded by the coding sequence ATGATGTATTTGCATAAAGAAGATATAGAATTATTTCAAGATATTATTATTACAGTTTCAGAAAAAAGCGGAATAGAAGAAAATATCGTCGAAAAGGATTACTATGTAACGTTACTGCTTAAAGAATTAGCAAAACGTAATTCAGGTGTTGTATTTAAAGGTGGAACATCTCTTTCGAAGGCTTATCATGTAATAGAGCGTTTTTCAGAAGATATCGATATTACATTTTGTGAACATATTGGAGTAGCTAGAAAAAAGAAGATTAAATATGAACTTTTGAAACCAATTAGCGAGAAACTGGGATTGCCTATTGATAATTGGGATATGATTGAAAGTAATAAGGATTATAATCACTATGATTTTCTGTATGATACAATGAGTACATCCGGAGAAAATGTGCTTAGACCATATATAAAATTGGAAACAGCGCTAATGTCTTATTCGTATCCCACAGAAGAACGTGAGATTACGAGTATAATATATGAAAATTTAAAAGATACAGAACCAGAAATAATTAAGGAATATGGTCTTGGACCATTTATGATGAATACGCAGTCGCTTATAAGGACTTTTATAGATAAGTTGTTTGCTGTATGCGATTATTATATGAATGGAAAGCCAACAAGAAATTCAAGACATTTATATGATATTTATAAATTATATTCATACATCACAATAGATGAGAAATTTTATAATCTTATGCGAGACGTCAGAGAACATAGGGCAAATATGGATATAAAAATAACACCATCGGCGAGAGCAGATGTAGATATTGTTTATCAAGTAGAAAAAATGATACAATCCGAGTTTTATCTGAAGGATTATGAGAATTCTACAATGAAATTAATAGGTGATGATATTGGATATGAAGAGGTTCTTCAGTGTTATTCCAAGGTGATGCATGAGTTGTTTTAA
- a CDS encoding DUF6088 family protein → MLYEYLVKNYKVAEPIFFSDVKLEGITRSAINQQFKKLCDEGKLVKYENGIYYIPKKSKLNGTVGINADMVARYKYISRRGRIDGFYSGNFFANQIGISTQVPNKVEIVSNNIAAKVREIPIGKRTFIVRRANIKVTEENVHVLQMLELLKNLDAYLDEDYSYAKEKFRTYINVHGITREDVDLYIREYPVNVFKFYYELRLDDVFA, encoded by the coding sequence ATGCTATATGAATATTTAGTAAAGAACTATAAGGTTGCAGAACCTATATTTTTTTCGGATGTAAAGTTGGAAGGGATTACGAGATCTGCGATTAACCAACAATTTAAGAAGTTATGTGATGAAGGAAAACTAGTGAAGTACGAGAATGGTATTTACTATATTCCAAAGAAGTCCAAACTTAATGGAACAGTAGGAATCAATGCAGATATGGTTGCCAGATACAAATATATTTCCAGAAGAGGCAGAATAGATGGATTCTATTCCGGCAATTTTTTTGCTAATCAGATTGGTATTTCTACACAGGTTCCAAACAAGGTTGAGATTGTAAGTAATAACATTGCTGCAAAAGTGAGGGAGATTCCGATTGGAAAGAGGACCTTTATCGTAAGAAGGGCGAATATAAAGGTGACAGAGGAGAATGTACATGTTTTACAGATGTTAGAATTGCTGAAAAATCTGGATGCATATCTTGATGAGGATTATTCATATGCAAAAGAAAAATTTCGGACATACATTAATGTTCATGGAATAACAAGAGAAGATGTGGATTTGTATATTAGGGAATATCCGGTGAATGTATTTAAATTTTATTATGAATTGAGGTTGGATGATGTATTTGCATAA
- a CDS encoding ClpP family protease produces the protein MYTPMILKETCNGVSCYNIQDEMLSHREIECVGEINAESVNSIIMQILFLARQDEEKEITIYINSPGGEVSSGLALYDIMQAVKCPIRTVCVGIAASMGAILFAAGDKRDILPHARVMIHDPLISGGVGGNALHIKSLSEDLMRTREITGKILAEHTKKPIEEIYKKTATDSYFYAEEAVAYGLADRIIKTI, from the coding sequence ATGTATACACCAATGATATTAAAAGAAACCTGTAACGGAGTATCCTGCTATAACATCCAGGACGAAATGCTATCTCACAGAGAAATTGAATGTGTAGGAGAGATAAACGCAGAATCTGTTAATTCTATTATTATGCAAATTTTATTTCTGGCTCGCCAGGATGAAGAAAAAGAAATCACCATCTATATTAACAGTCCGGGTGGCGAAGTATCCAGTGGCCTTGCCTTATATGACATTATGCAGGCTGTAAAATGCCCGATTCGCACTGTCTGTGTAGGAATTGCAGCAAGTATGGGAGCAATCCTTTTTGCTGCCGGTGATAAACGTGATATTCTTCCACATGCAAGAGTAATGATACACGATCCGCTGATTTCCGGTGGAGTGGGTGGAAACGCTCTACATATCAAGAGTTTAAGTGAAGACCTGATGCGTACAAGAGAAATCACAGGAAAAATACTGGCTGAACATACTAAAAAGCCAATCGAAGAAATTTACAAAAAAACAGCAACAGACAGTTACTTCTATGCAGAAGAAGCCGTAGCGTATGGACTGGCTGACCGTATCATCAAAACCATATAA